AAGGCGGCGCGCGCCGGCATGATGGCGGTACAGGGCGTCCCCGGCGGCAAGACATCCACCTTCACCGCGGTCCGCCTCATCGGCGGGACGACGGTGTGCGGGATGATCGACGGCAACGACGGCGACGGCCCGCGCGCCTTCAGCGCGAAGGGGCAGCAGGTCCTGGTCGAGGACAAGCGCGACCCCGCCACGAAGGCCGCGGGCGAGAAGTCCTGCGTCGGGCAACCCGTGTACGAGATCGTCAGCCGCAACGAACAGTTCACCGATCTGGCGGTGAAGCACTGACCCCCCGACCATCGTCATTGCGAGCGAAGCGAAGCAATCCGGGGCACCGAGCGGACCACTGGATGGCGTCGCCACGCTCGCAATGACGGATGCCGTCTGACCGTAGTCGGCACTCTCACCCCGCCATCGGCAACCGCAGCCGCACCAGCAACCCGCCCAGGTCCTCGCTTTCCTCCAGCGTCACCGTCCCGTCGTAGATCTCCGCCACGTCGCGCACGATCGCGAGACCCAGCCCGGTCCCCGGCTTCCCCGTGTCAAGCCGCACCCCGCGATCGAAGATCCGGATGCGATCCGCCTCCGGGATGCCCATGCCGTCGTCCTCGACCATGATCTCGACGAAACCGGCCTGCGCTCCCACCGTCACGAACACGCTGCCGCCGCCGTATTTGGCGGCGTTCTCGACCAGATTGCCCATGATCTCGTCCAGATCCTGACGCTCGATATGCGCGATCAGGCCCTTGCCGCCGTCCATGTCGATACGGACATGCGGATAGAGCCGCCGCACCGCGCGCTCGACCGACTCCACGCTGGGCCATACCTCCGCGCGGCTGTGCGCCGATCCCCGCCGCCCCACCGCGCGCGCGCGCGCCAGATGGTGGTCGACCTGCCGGCGCATCGTGCGCGCCTCGCGGATCACGGTGTCGGCCAGATCGTCGGACTGCGCGGTGGCGGCATTCATGATGACCGTCAGCGGCGTCTTGAGCGCATGTGCCAGGTTCCCGGCGTGGCGCCGCGCCTCCTCCGCCTGCGTCTCGTTGTGCGCGACCAGCGCGTTCAGCTCCTCGACCAGCGGCAGCACCTCCAGCGGCATGTCGCCGACGATGCGGTTGGCACGACCCGCGCGCATCTTCGCGATCTCCAGCCTTACCTTGCGCAGCGGCCACAGCCCGTAGAACGTCTGCAACGCCGCCAGGATGATGAGCCCCACGCCCAGCAGCACGAAACTGCGCACCAGCGTCCGCCGCAGGATGCCGATCTGCGCGTCCAGCCCCTCGCGGCTCGACGCGACCTGGAACCGCCAGCGCACCGCCGAGCCAGGCAGCTTCACGTCGCGCTCGACGATGCGCAGCTTCTCGTCGCGAAATTGCGTGCTGTCGTAGCTGTGGACGGTGCGATCGTCGTGCGGTGCACCGTACGCCAGCAGCCGGTCCCACAGCGAGCGCGAGGGAAACGCCTCCCGCCCCGGCGCCGACACCTGCCAATACAGCCCCGAATAGGGCTCCAGGAACCGCTGATCCGCGGGTTCCCGGTTGAAGATCACCTCACCCTCCGGCCCGATTTCGGCCGAGACGAGCAATGATCGCAGCACATATTCCAGCTGATCGTCGGCGTTGCGCGTCACCGCCGCCGCCAGCACGCGGTCCAGCGCGAACCCGCCGCCCGCCAGGAGCAGCGAAATCCACAGCGCCGCGATCAGGATCATGCGCCGCGACAGCGACCCGCGCGCGCGCAGCGCGATGGTGTCCGGCGCCGTCATATCTCGATCGGACGTCACGCGATCAGGCGTCCGGGTCGTCCAGGCTGTAGCCGAGCCCACGGATCGTCGTGATGACGTCCTGGCCCAGCTTCTTGCGGATGCGCGTCACGAACACCTCGATCGTGTTCGAATCGCGGTCGAAATCCTGATCGTAGATATGCTCGATCAGCTCCGTCCGGCTCACCACCTTGCCCTTGTGATGCAGCAGGTAGCTGAGCAGCTTGTATTCCTGCGCGGTCAGCTTCACCGGCTCGCCCGCGCGCGTGACCTTGCCCGAGCGCGTGTCGAGGCGAACGTCGCCCGCGGTCAGCTCGGAGGAGGCGTTGCCCGACGCACGCCGGATCAGCGCGCGCAGGCGGGCGATCAGTTCCTCGGTCTGGAACGGCTTGGCGACATAGTCGTCGGCGCCCGCGTCCAGCCCGGCGACCTTGTCGGACCAGCTGTCGCGCGCGGTCAGCACCAGCACCGGGGTCGTCTTCCCCTCCTTGCGCCAGCGGTCGAGGACGGTAAGCCCGTCGATCTCGGGCAGCCCCAGGTCGAGCACGATCGCATCGTAACTCTCGGTAGAGCCCAGGAAATGCCCTTCCTCGCCGTCGGTGGCGAGGTCGATGGCATAGCCCGCTCCCTCCAGCGTCGCCTTCAGCTGCTGGCCGAGGTTCGGCTCGTCCTCCACGATGAGCACGCGCATATCGTCTCCCTGTCCTGTTAGATCTAGCGGCCGGTCCGGCCGATCACCTGCCCCGAGCGGCCGTCGACGTCGACCCAGATCACCTCGCCCTCGCGCAGGAACTTCAGCGTGTAGATGCCGCTCGGCATCTCCAGGTCGAAACCGATATACTGCGCGCCCTTCATCTGCGGCACCACGCGCCGCTCGATCTCCTTGAGCGGCAGGATGCGGCCCTGCCGCGTCGCCTGCAATGCGGCCAGTCCGTCGCGCTCCTGCTCCACGCCCGCCGCCGCCACGGGAGCAGCGGGCGCCACGACGGCACCGGCCCCGGCAAGGACGATAGGGAGGAGGGACATCGGCATTCTCACGATTGCTGGCATAGGCGGGGCGCGTTGAACAGCCTGTGAATGGTCGCGACCCGTCGAATGGCCCCAACAACGTCGCGGCGCCGCCGCGGTTGCCGGATCGGGCCTCACGCCCTAGGTGCGCGCGATGGCTGCACCCCTTCTTGCTTACGAGAATCTCGGCGTCGTTCAGGGCTCCGGCTGGCTGTTCCGGCACCTGAACGTCTATATCGGCGCGCGCGACCGGCTGGCGCTGATCGGGCGCAACGGTGCGGGCAAGTCCACGCTGCTCCGGCTGATCGCGGGCGCGATCGAGGCCGACGAGGGTCGCCGCGCGATCGTGCCCGGCACGAAGGTGGTCATGCTGGAGCAGGACCCCGACGTGTCCCGTTTCGCCACGCTGGAGGATTACGTCCTCGACGGCGCCGGCGCCCCCGCCCGGTACGAGGCGGAGGCGATCGCCGGCCAGCTCGGCATCGACCTGTCGCGCGAGGCGGCGACCGCATCGGGCGGGGAGCGCCGCCGCGCCGCGATCGTCCGCGCGCTGGCGATGGATCCCGACATCCTGCTGCTCGACGAGCCGACCAACCACCTCGACATCGCCGCGATCGAGTGGCTGGAGGATTGGCTCAAGCGCTTCACCGGCGCCTTCGTCGTCATCAGCCACGACCGCACCTTCCTCACGCGCCTGACGAAGCAGACCTTGTGGATGGATCGCGGGCAGCTGCGCCGGGCGGAGGTCGGGTTCGGCGGCTTCGATGCCTGGACCGAGGCGGTCTATGCCGAGGAGGAGCGCAATGCGCAGCGGCTCGACGCGAAGCTGAAGATCGAGGAACATTGGCTCCAGCGCGGCGTGACGGGCCGTCGCCGTCGCAACCAGGGCCGCCTGGCGAAGCTGAAGGACATGCGCGCCGAGCGCGCCGCGATGATGGGGCCGCAGGGCGCCGCCGCGCTCCAGGTCG
The sequence above is drawn from the Sphingomonas adhaesiva genome and encodes:
- a CDS encoding sensor histidine kinase produces the protein MILIAALWISLLLAGGGFALDRVLAAAVTRNADDQLEYVLRSLLVSAEIGPEGEVIFNREPADQRFLEPYSGLYWQVSAPGREAFPSRSLWDRLLAYGAPHDDRTVHSYDSTQFRDEKLRIVERDVKLPGSAVRWRFQVASSREGLDAQIGILRRTLVRSFVLLGVGLIILAALQTFYGLWPLRKVRLEIAKMRAGRANRIVGDMPLEVLPLVEELNALVAHNETQAEEARRHAGNLAHALKTPLTVIMNAATAQSDDLADTVIREARTMRRQVDHHLARARAVGRRGSAHSRAEVWPSVESVERAVRRLYPHVRIDMDGGKGLIAHIERQDLDEIMGNLVENAAKYGGGSVFVTVGAQAGFVEIMVEDDGMGIPEADRIRIFDRGVRLDTGKPGTGLGLAIVRDVAEIYDGTVTLEESEDLGGLLVRLRLPMAG
- a CDS encoding response regulator transcription factor, translated to MRVLIVEDEPNLGQQLKATLEGAGYAIDLATDGEEGHFLGSTESYDAIVLDLGLPEIDGLTVLDRWRKEGKTTPVLVLTARDSWSDKVAGLDAGADDYVAKPFQTEELIARLRALIRRASGNASSELTAGDVRLDTRSGKVTRAGEPVKLTAQEYKLLSYLLHHKGKVVSRTELIEHIYDQDFDRDSNTIEVFVTRIRKKLGQDVITTIRGLGYSLDDPDA